One Capricornis sumatraensis isolate serow.1 chromosome 8, serow.2, whole genome shotgun sequence genomic region harbors:
- the KAT2A gene encoding histone acetyltransferase KAT2A isoform X1: MAEPSQASTPAPAAQPRPLQSPAPAPTPTPTLSPASAPTPAPTPAPAPAPATAPAGSTGTGVPGVGSGGTGSGGDPARPGLSQQQRASQRKAQVRGLPRAKKLEKLGVFSACKANETCKCNGWKNPKPPTAPRMDLQQPAANLSELCRSCEHPLADHVSHLENVSEDEINRLLGMVVDVENLFMSVHKEEDTDTKQVYFYLFKLLRKCILQMTRPVVEGSLGSPPFEKPNIEQGVLNFVQYKFSHLAPRERQTMFELSKMFLLCLNYWKLETPAQFRQRSQAEDVATYKVNYTRWLCYCHVPQSCDSLPRYETTHVFGRSLLRSIFTVTRRQLLEKFRVEKDKLVPEKRTLILTHFPKFLSMLEEEIYGANSPIWESGFTMPPSEGTQLVPRPATVSAAVVPSAPIFSPTMGGSSNSSLSLDSGGAEPMPGEKRKLPENLTLEDAKRLRVMGDIPMELVNEVMLTITDPAAMLGPETSLLSANAARDETARLEERRGIIEFHVIGNSLTPKANRRVLLWLVGLQNVFSHQLPRMPKEYIARLVFDPKHKTLALIKDGRVIGGICFRMFPTQGFTEIVFCAVTSNEQVKGYGTHLMNHLKEYHIKHNILYFLTYADEYAIGYFKKQGFSKDIKVPKSRYLGYIKDYEGATLMECELNPRIPYTELSHIIKKQKEIIKKLIERKQAQIRKVYPGLSCFKEGVRQIPVESVPGIRETGWKPVGKEKGKELKDPDQLYTTLKNLLAQIKSHPSAWPFMEPVKKSEAPDYYEVIRFPIDLKTMTERLRSRYYVTRKLFVADLQRVIANCREYNPPDSEYCRCASALEKFFYFKLKEGGLIDK; the protein is encoded by the exons ATGGCGGAACCTTCCCAGGCCTCTACCCCGGCCCCTGCCGCGCAGCCCCGTCCGCTTCagtccccagcccctgccccaacTCCGACTCCTACCCTCAGCCCAGCTTCGGCCCCCACTCCGGCTCCCACTCCGGcaccagcccctgccccagctACAGCCCCAGCCGGGAGCACAGGGACTGGGGTGCCCGGGGTAGGAAGTGGGGGTACCGGGAGCGGGGGTGATCCGGCTCGACCTGGCCTGAGCCAGCAGCAGCGCGCCAGCCAAAGGAAGGCGCAAGTCCGGGGGCTGCCGCGCGCCAAGAAGCTTGAGAAGCTAGGGGTCTTCTCGGCTTGCaag GCCAATGAAACCTGCAAGTGTAATGGCTGGAAAAACCCCAAGCCCCCCACTGCACCCCGTATGGATCTGCAGCAGCCAGCGGCGAACCTGAGCGAGCTGTGCCGCAGCTGTGAGCACCCTTTGG CTGACCACGTGTCCCACCTGGAGAACGTGTCGGAGGATGAGATTAACCGGCTGCTGGGGATGGTGGTGGACGTGGAGAATCTGTTCATGTCTGTTCATAAGGAGGAGGACACGGACACCAAGCAGGTCTATTTCTACCTCTTCAAG ctcctgcggAAATGCATCCTGCAGATGACCCGGCCTGTGGTGGAGGGGTCCCTGGGCAGCCCCCCATTTGAGAAGCCTAATATTGAGCAG GGCGTGCTAAACTTTGTGCAGTACAAGTTTAGTCACCTGGCTCCCCGGGAGAGGCAGACGATGTTCGAGCTCTCAAAGATGTTCCTGCTCTGCCTTAACTACTGGAAGCTTGAGACACCTGCCCAATTTCGGCAGAGGTCTCAGGCCGAGGATGTGGCTACCTACAAGGTCAATTACACCAG ATGGCTCTGCTACTGCCACGTGCCCCAGAGCTGCGATAGCCTCCCCCGGTATGAGACCACTCACGTCTTCGGGCGCAGCCTTCTCCGCTCCATCTTCACGGTTACCCGGCGACAGCTGCTAGAGAAGTTCCGAGTAGAGAAGGACAAGCTGGTGCCCGAGAAGAGGACCCTCATCCTCACCCACTTCCCCAA ATTCCTGTCCATGCTGGAGGAGGAGATCTATGGGGCAAACTCTCCGATCTGGGAGTCGGGCTTCACCATGCCGCCCTCAGAGGGAACGCAACTGGTGCCCCGGCCAG CTACAGTCAGCGCTGCAGTTGTTCCCAGTGCCCCCATCTTCAGCCCCACCATGGGTGGGAGCAGCAACAGCTCCTTGAGCCTGGATTCTGGAGGCGCTGAGCCCATGCCAG GCGAGAAGAGGAAGCTCCCAGAAAACCTGACCCTGGAGGATGCCAAGCGGCTCCGTGTGATGGGTGACATCCCCATGGAGCTGGTTAATGAGGTCATGCTCACCATCACCGACCCCGCCGCCATGCTAGGGCCCGAG ACGAGCCTGCTGTCGGCCAACGCCGCCCGGGATGAGACTGCTCGCCTGGAAGAGCGCCGAGGCATCATTGAGTTCCACGTCATCGGCAACTCGCTCACACCCAAGGCCAATCGGCGGGTGTTGCTGTGGCTGGTGGGGCTACAGAATGTCTTCTCCCACCAGCTGCCGCGAATGCCCAAGGAGTACATTGCCCGCCTCGTCTTCGACCC GAAGCACAAGACTCTGGCCTTGATCAAGGACGGGCGGGTCATTGGTGGGATTTGCTTCCGCATGTTTCCCACCCAGGGCTTCACGGAGATCGTCTTCTGTGCTGTCACCTCTAATGAGCAGGTCAAG GGCTATGGCACTCACCTGATGAACCACCTGAAGGAGTATCACATCAAGCACAACATTCTCTACTTCCTCACCTACGCCGACGAGTACGCCATCGGCTACTTCAAGAAGCAG GGCTTCTCCAAGGACATCAAGGTGCCCAAGAGCCGCTACTTGGGCTACATCAAGGACTACGAGGGTGCGACACTGATGGAGTGTGAGCTGAACCCTCGAATCCCCTACACAGAGCTGTCCCACATCATCAAGAAGCAGAAGGAG ATCATCAAGAAGCTGATTGAGCGCAAACAGGCCCAGATCCGAAAGGTCTATCCCGGGCTCAGCTGCTTCAAGGAGGGTGTGCGCCAGATCCCTGTGGAGAGCGTCCCTGGCATTC GAGAGACAGGCTGGAAGCCAGTGGGGAAGGAGAAAGG GAAGGAGTTGAAGGACCCTGACCAGCTCTACACAACCCTCAAAAACCTGCTGGCCCAGATCAAG TCCCACCCCAGTGCCTGGCCTTTCATGGAGCCCGTGAAGAAGTCGGAGGCCCCAGACTACTACGAGGTCATCCGCTTCCCCATCG ACCTGAAGACCATGACAGAGAGGCTGCGCAGCCGCTACTATGTGACCCGGAAGCTTTTTGTGGCCGACCTGCAGCGGGTCATTGCCAACTGCCGCGAGTACAACCCCCCGGACAGCGAGTACTGCCGGTGCGCCAGCGCCCTGGAGAAGTTCTTCTACTTCAAGCTCAAGGAGGGCGGGCTCATTGACAAGTAG
- the KAT2A gene encoding histone acetyltransferase KAT2A isoform X3, whose protein sequence is MAEPSQASTPAPAAQPRPLQSPAPAPTPTPTLSPASAPTPAPTPAPAPAPATAPAGSTGTGVPGVGSGGTGSGGDPARPGLSQQQRASQRKAQVRGLPRAKKLEKLGVFSACKANETCKCNGWKNPKPPTAPRMDLQQPAANLSELCRSCEHPLADHVSHLENVSEDEINRLLGMVVDVENLFMSVHKEEDTDTKQVYFYLFKLLRKCILQMTRPVVEGSLGSPPFEKPNIEQGVLNFVQYKFSHLAPRERQTMFELSKMFLLCLNYWKLETPAQFRQRSQAEDVATYKVNYTRWLCYCHVPQSCDSLPRYETTHVFGRSLLRSIFTVTRRQLLEKFRVEKDKLVPEKRTLILTHFPKFLSMLEEEIYGANSPIWESGFTMPPSEGTQLVPRPATVSAAVVPSAPIFSPTMGGSSNSSLSLDSGGAEPMPAGEKRKLPENLTLEDAKRLRVMGDIPMELVNEVMLTITDPAAMLGPETSLLSANAARDETARLEERRGIIEFHVIGNSLTPKANRRVLLWLVGLQNVFSHQLPRMPKEYIARLVFDPKHKTLALIKDGRVIGGICFRMFPTQGFTEIVFCAVTSNEQVKGYGTHLMNHLKEYHIKHNILYFLTYADEYAIGYFKKQGFSKDIKVPKSRYLGYIKDYEGATLMECELNPRIPYTELSHIIKKQKEIIKKLIERKQAQIRKVYPGLSCFKEGVRQIPVESVPGIRETGWKPVGKEKGKELKDPDQLYTTLKNLLAQIKSHPSAWPFMEPVKKSEAPDYYEVIRFPIDLKTMTERLRSRYYVTRKLFVADLQRVIANCREYNPPDSEYCRCASALEKFFYFKLKEGGLIDK, encoded by the exons ATGGCGGAACCTTCCCAGGCCTCTACCCCGGCCCCTGCCGCGCAGCCCCGTCCGCTTCagtccccagcccctgccccaacTCCGACTCCTACCCTCAGCCCAGCTTCGGCCCCCACTCCGGCTCCCACTCCGGcaccagcccctgccccagctACAGCCCCAGCCGGGAGCACAGGGACTGGGGTGCCCGGGGTAGGAAGTGGGGGTACCGGGAGCGGGGGTGATCCGGCTCGACCTGGCCTGAGCCAGCAGCAGCGCGCCAGCCAAAGGAAGGCGCAAGTCCGGGGGCTGCCGCGCGCCAAGAAGCTTGAGAAGCTAGGGGTCTTCTCGGCTTGCaag GCCAATGAAACCTGCAAGTGTAATGGCTGGAAAAACCCCAAGCCCCCCACTGCACCCCGTATGGATCTGCAGCAGCCAGCGGCGAACCTGAGCGAGCTGTGCCGCAGCTGTGAGCACCCTTTGG CTGACCACGTGTCCCACCTGGAGAACGTGTCGGAGGATGAGATTAACCGGCTGCTGGGGATGGTGGTGGACGTGGAGAATCTGTTCATGTCTGTTCATAAGGAGGAGGACACGGACACCAAGCAGGTCTATTTCTACCTCTTCAAG ctcctgcggAAATGCATCCTGCAGATGACCCGGCCTGTGGTGGAGGGGTCCCTGGGCAGCCCCCCATTTGAGAAGCCTAATATTGAGCAG GGCGTGCTAAACTTTGTGCAGTACAAGTTTAGTCACCTGGCTCCCCGGGAGAGGCAGACGATGTTCGAGCTCTCAAAGATGTTCCTGCTCTGCCTTAACTACTGGAAGCTTGAGACACCTGCCCAATTTCGGCAGAGGTCTCAGGCCGAGGATGTGGCTACCTACAAGGTCAATTACACCAG ATGGCTCTGCTACTGCCACGTGCCCCAGAGCTGCGATAGCCTCCCCCGGTATGAGACCACTCACGTCTTCGGGCGCAGCCTTCTCCGCTCCATCTTCACGGTTACCCGGCGACAGCTGCTAGAGAAGTTCCGAGTAGAGAAGGACAAGCTGGTGCCCGAGAAGAGGACCCTCATCCTCACCCACTTCCCCAA ATTCCTGTCCATGCTGGAGGAGGAGATCTATGGGGCAAACTCTCCGATCTGGGAGTCGGGCTTCACCATGCCGCCCTCAGAGGGAACGCAACTGGTGCCCCGGCCAG CTACAGTCAGCGCTGCAGTTGTTCCCAGTGCCCCCATCTTCAGCCCCACCATGGGTGGGAGCAGCAACAGCTCCTTGAGCCTGGATTCTGGAGGCGCTGAGCCCATGCCAG CAGGCGAGAAGAGGAAGCTCCCAGAAAACCTGACCCTGGAGGATGCCAAGCGGCTCCGTGTGATGGGTGACATCCCCATGGAGCTGGTTAATGAGGTCATGCTCACCATCACCGACCCCGCCGCCATGCTAGGGCCCGAG ACGAGCCTGCTGTCGGCCAACGCCGCCCGGGATGAGACTGCTCGCCTGGAAGAGCGCCGAGGCATCATTGAGTTCCACGTCATCGGCAACTCGCTCACACCCAAGGCCAATCGGCGGGTGTTGCTGTGGCTGGTGGGGCTACAGAATGTCTTCTCCCACCAGCTGCCGCGAATGCCCAAGGAGTACATTGCCCGCCTCGTCTTCGACCC GAAGCACAAGACTCTGGCCTTGATCAAGGACGGGCGGGTCATTGGTGGGATTTGCTTCCGCATGTTTCCCACCCAGGGCTTCACGGAGATCGTCTTCTGTGCTGTCACCTCTAATGAGCAGGTCAAG GGCTATGGCACTCACCTGATGAACCACCTGAAGGAGTATCACATCAAGCACAACATTCTCTACTTCCTCACCTACGCCGACGAGTACGCCATCGGCTACTTCAAGAAGCAG GGCTTCTCCAAGGACATCAAGGTGCCCAAGAGCCGCTACTTGGGCTACATCAAGGACTACGAGGGTGCGACACTGATGGAGTGTGAGCTGAACCCTCGAATCCCCTACACAGAGCTGTCCCACATCATCAAGAAGCAGAAGGAG ATCATCAAGAAGCTGATTGAGCGCAAACAGGCCCAGATCCGAAAGGTCTATCCCGGGCTCAGCTGCTTCAAGGAGGGTGTGCGCCAGATCCCTGTGGAGAGCGTCCCTGGCATTC GAGAGACAGGCTGGAAGCCAGTGGGGAAGGAGAAAGG GAAGGAGTTGAAGGACCCTGACCAGCTCTACACAACCCTCAAAAACCTGCTGGCCCAGATCAAG TCCCACCCCAGTGCCTGGCCTTTCATGGAGCCCGTGAAGAAGTCGGAGGCCCCAGACTACTACGAGGTCATCCGCTTCCCCATCG ACCTGAAGACCATGACAGAGAGGCTGCGCAGCCGCTACTATGTGACCCGGAAGCTTTTTGTGGCCGACCTGCAGCGGGTCATTGCCAACTGCCGCGAGTACAACCCCCCGGACAGCGAGTACTGCCGGTGCGCCAGCGCCCTGGAGAAGTTCTTCTACTTCAAGCTCAAGGAGGGCGGGCTCATTGACAAGTAG
- the KAT2A gene encoding histone acetyltransferase KAT2A isoform X2: MAEPSQASTPAPAAQPRPLQSPAPAPTPTPTLSPASAPTPAPTPAPAPAPATAPAGSTGTGVPGVGSGGTGSGGDPARPGLSQQQRASQRKAQVRGLPRAKKLEKLGVFSACKANETCKCNGWKNPKPPTAPRMDLQQPAANLSELCRSCEHPLADHVSHLENVSEDEINRLLGMVVDVENLFMSVHKEEDTDTKQVYFYLFKLLRKCILQMTRPVVEGSLGSPPFEKPNIEQGVLNFVQYKFSHLAPRERQTMFELSKMFLLCLNYWKLETPAQFRQRSQAEDVATYKVNYTRWLCYCHVPQSCDSLPRYETTHVFGRSLLRSIFTVTRRQLLEKFRVEKDKLVPEKRTLILTHFPKFLSMLEEEIYGANSPIWESGFTMPPSEGTQLVPRPATVSAAVVPSAPIFSPTMGGSSNSSLSLDSGGAEPMPGEKRKLPENLTLEDAKRLRVMGDIPMELVNEVMLTITDPAAMLGPETSLLSANAARDETARLEERRGIIEFHVIGNSLTPKANRRVLLWLVGLQNVFSHQLPRMPKEYIARLVFDPKHKTLALIKDGRVIGGICFRMFPTQGFTEIVFCAVTSNEQVKGYGTHLMNHLKEYHIKHNILYFLTYADEYAIGYFKKQGFSKDIKVPKSRYLGYIKDYEGATLMECELNPRIPYTELSHIIKKQKEVRIIKKLIERKQAQIRKVYPGLSCFKEGVRQIPVESVPGIRETGWKPVGKEKGKELKDPDQLYTTLKNLLAQIKSHPSAWPFMEPVKKSEAPDYYEVIRFPIDLKTMTERLRSRYYVTRKLFVADLQRVIANCREYNPPDSEYCRCASALEKFFYFKLKEGGLIDK, encoded by the exons ATGGCGGAACCTTCCCAGGCCTCTACCCCGGCCCCTGCCGCGCAGCCCCGTCCGCTTCagtccccagcccctgccccaacTCCGACTCCTACCCTCAGCCCAGCTTCGGCCCCCACTCCGGCTCCCACTCCGGcaccagcccctgccccagctACAGCCCCAGCCGGGAGCACAGGGACTGGGGTGCCCGGGGTAGGAAGTGGGGGTACCGGGAGCGGGGGTGATCCGGCTCGACCTGGCCTGAGCCAGCAGCAGCGCGCCAGCCAAAGGAAGGCGCAAGTCCGGGGGCTGCCGCGCGCCAAGAAGCTTGAGAAGCTAGGGGTCTTCTCGGCTTGCaag GCCAATGAAACCTGCAAGTGTAATGGCTGGAAAAACCCCAAGCCCCCCACTGCACCCCGTATGGATCTGCAGCAGCCAGCGGCGAACCTGAGCGAGCTGTGCCGCAGCTGTGAGCACCCTTTGG CTGACCACGTGTCCCACCTGGAGAACGTGTCGGAGGATGAGATTAACCGGCTGCTGGGGATGGTGGTGGACGTGGAGAATCTGTTCATGTCTGTTCATAAGGAGGAGGACACGGACACCAAGCAGGTCTATTTCTACCTCTTCAAG ctcctgcggAAATGCATCCTGCAGATGACCCGGCCTGTGGTGGAGGGGTCCCTGGGCAGCCCCCCATTTGAGAAGCCTAATATTGAGCAG GGCGTGCTAAACTTTGTGCAGTACAAGTTTAGTCACCTGGCTCCCCGGGAGAGGCAGACGATGTTCGAGCTCTCAAAGATGTTCCTGCTCTGCCTTAACTACTGGAAGCTTGAGACACCTGCCCAATTTCGGCAGAGGTCTCAGGCCGAGGATGTGGCTACCTACAAGGTCAATTACACCAG ATGGCTCTGCTACTGCCACGTGCCCCAGAGCTGCGATAGCCTCCCCCGGTATGAGACCACTCACGTCTTCGGGCGCAGCCTTCTCCGCTCCATCTTCACGGTTACCCGGCGACAGCTGCTAGAGAAGTTCCGAGTAGAGAAGGACAAGCTGGTGCCCGAGAAGAGGACCCTCATCCTCACCCACTTCCCCAA ATTCCTGTCCATGCTGGAGGAGGAGATCTATGGGGCAAACTCTCCGATCTGGGAGTCGGGCTTCACCATGCCGCCCTCAGAGGGAACGCAACTGGTGCCCCGGCCAG CTACAGTCAGCGCTGCAGTTGTTCCCAGTGCCCCCATCTTCAGCCCCACCATGGGTGGGAGCAGCAACAGCTCCTTGAGCCTGGATTCTGGAGGCGCTGAGCCCATGCCAG GCGAGAAGAGGAAGCTCCCAGAAAACCTGACCCTGGAGGATGCCAAGCGGCTCCGTGTGATGGGTGACATCCCCATGGAGCTGGTTAATGAGGTCATGCTCACCATCACCGACCCCGCCGCCATGCTAGGGCCCGAG ACGAGCCTGCTGTCGGCCAACGCCGCCCGGGATGAGACTGCTCGCCTGGAAGAGCGCCGAGGCATCATTGAGTTCCACGTCATCGGCAACTCGCTCACACCCAAGGCCAATCGGCGGGTGTTGCTGTGGCTGGTGGGGCTACAGAATGTCTTCTCCCACCAGCTGCCGCGAATGCCCAAGGAGTACATTGCCCGCCTCGTCTTCGACCC GAAGCACAAGACTCTGGCCTTGATCAAGGACGGGCGGGTCATTGGTGGGATTTGCTTCCGCATGTTTCCCACCCAGGGCTTCACGGAGATCGTCTTCTGTGCTGTCACCTCTAATGAGCAGGTCAAG GGCTATGGCACTCACCTGATGAACCACCTGAAGGAGTATCACATCAAGCACAACATTCTCTACTTCCTCACCTACGCCGACGAGTACGCCATCGGCTACTTCAAGAAGCAG GGCTTCTCCAAGGACATCAAGGTGCCCAAGAGCCGCTACTTGGGCTACATCAAGGACTACGAGGGTGCGACACTGATGGAGTGTGAGCTGAACCCTCGAATCCCCTACACAGAGCTGTCCCACATCATCAAGAAGCAGAAGGAGGTACGT ATCATCAAGAAGCTGATTGAGCGCAAACAGGCCCAGATCCGAAAGGTCTATCCCGGGCTCAGCTGCTTCAAGGAGGGTGTGCGCCAGATCCCTGTGGAGAGCGTCCCTGGCATTC GAGAGACAGGCTGGAAGCCAGTGGGGAAGGAGAAAGG GAAGGAGTTGAAGGACCCTGACCAGCTCTACACAACCCTCAAAAACCTGCTGGCCCAGATCAAG TCCCACCCCAGTGCCTGGCCTTTCATGGAGCCCGTGAAGAAGTCGGAGGCCCCAGACTACTACGAGGTCATCCGCTTCCCCATCG ACCTGAAGACCATGACAGAGAGGCTGCGCAGCCGCTACTATGTGACCCGGAAGCTTTTTGTGGCCGACCTGCAGCGGGTCATTGCCAACTGCCGCGAGTACAACCCCCCGGACAGCGAGTACTGCCGGTGCGCCAGCGCCCTGGAGAAGTTCTTCTACTTCAAGCTCAAGGAGGGCGGGCTCATTGACAAGTAG
- the HSPB9 gene encoding heat shock protein beta-9: protein MQRVGGSLPSGSQSASRCPSVAFTEQNQVATLPVQRLMEEVAAVRDNVHPEDGFQMKLYAHGFTPEELLVQVNSGCLVVTGQRQLEGCNPDGTGFRVAQKVHQQMSLPPDLDPTAMTCCLTPSGQLCVRGQCRPLPPSEAQTGPASRFRSRGSKKLA from the coding sequence ATGCAGCGGGTCGGTGGCAGTCTCCCTAGCGGGAGCCAGTCGGCCTCCCGATGTCCCAGCGTGGCCTTTACTGAACAGAACCAGGTGGCCACTCTACCGGTGCAGCGGCTCATGGAGGAGGTGGCAGCTGTGCGGGACAACGTCCACCCGGAGGATGGCTTCCAGATGAAACTGTATGCCCATGGCTTCACCCCCGAGGAGCTGTTGGTTCAGGTGAACAGCGGATGCCTGGTGGTGACTGGCCAGCGACAACTGGAGGGCTGCAACCCGGATGGGACTGGCTTCCGCGTGGCGCAGAAGGTGCACCAGCAAATGTCACTACCACCGGACCTGGATCCCACTGCCATGACTTGCTGCCTGACGCCCTCCGGCCAGCTGTGTGTCCGTGGCCAGTGCCGGCCACTGCCTCCCTCTGAGGCTCAAACAGGACCCGCCTCGAGATTCAGAAGCCGTGGCTCTAAGAAACTAGCCTGA
- the RAB5C gene encoding ras-related protein Rab-5C, producing MAGRGGAARPNGPAAGNKICQFKLVLLGESAVGKSSLVLRFVKGQFHEYQESTIGAAFLTQTVCLDDTTVKFEIWDTAGQERYHSLAPMYYRGAQAAIVVYDITNTDTFARAKNWVKELQRQASPNIVIALAGNKADLASKRAVEFQEAQAYAEDNSLLFMETSAKTAMNVNEIFMAIAKKLPKNEPQNAAGAPGRNRGVDLQENNPASRSQCCSN from the exons ATGGCGGGTCGGGGAGGCGCAGCACGACCGAACGGACCAGCTGCTGGGAACAAGATCTGTCAGTTTAAGCTGGTCCTGCTGGGGGAGTCCGCAGTGGGCAAATCCAGCCTCGTCCTCCGCTTCGTCAAGGGTCAGTTCCACGAGTACCAGGAGAGCACAATTGGAG CGGCCTTCCTCACACAGACCGTCTGCTTGGACGACACAACAGTCAAGTTTGAGATCTGGGACACAGCTGGACAGGAGCGGTATCACAGCCTGGCCCCCATGTACTATCGGGGGGCCCAGGCTGCCATCGTGGTCTACGACATCACCAACACA GATACCTTTGCACGGGCCAAGAACTGGGTGAAGGAGTTACAGAGGCAGGCCAGCCCCAACATCGTCATTGCGCTTGCAGGCAACAAGGCGGACCTGGCCAGCAAGAGAGCCGTGGAGTTCCAG GAAGCACAAGCGTATGCAGAGGACAACAGTTTGCTGTTCATGGAGACATCAGCAAAGACTGCGATGAACGTGAATGAAATTTTCATGGCAATAG CTAAGAAGCTTCCCAAGAATGAACCCCAGAATGCAGCTGGTgctccgggccggaaccgaggcgTGGACCTCCAGGAGAACAACCCCGCCAGCCGGAGCCAGTGCTGCAGCAACTGA